A single Phragmites australis chromosome 4, lpPhrAust1.1, whole genome shotgun sequence DNA region contains:
- the LOC133914203 gene encoding EPIDERMAL PATTERNING FACTOR-like protein 2: MGHLFLLLLALLLAGSTHAYTSHGHDKAAFTEEKSIAGSRGVIGSRPPSCEGRCRSCGHCEAVQVPISPQELQMKKLGHGSRAAASTGGRAMPASYDDHSNYKPLSWRCKCGRLILDP; this comes from the exons ATGGGCCACCTTTTCCTGCTCCTGctagctctcctcctcgctggtTCCACGCACGCTTACACCAGCCATGGCCATGACAAAGCTGCCTTCACTGAG GAGAAGAGCATTGCCGGCAGCAGAGGCGTGATCGGATCAAGGCCACCGAGCTGCGAGGGGAGGTGCCGGTCGTGCGGGCACTGCGAAGCGGTGCAGGTCCCCATATCTCCACAAGAGCTGCAGATGAAGAAGCTTGGCCATGGCAGCAGAGCTGCTGCTAGCACTGGTGGAAGAGCAATGCCTGCTTCCTACGACGACCACTCCAACTACAAGCCACTGAGCTGGAGATGCAAGTGTGGGCGGCTGATCCTGGACCCTTGA